One Malassezia restricta chromosome III, complete sequence DNA segment encodes these proteins:
- a CDS encoding IGR motif protein: MLAVLQRTRSAISNIGVRFASTSAQRRVPSPRNKVDSPKAFLEAISKPRRDLVNNSACVSALGEDWDAMFSMNSEKLKGAGVPVKERKYILWALEKYRQGLEPSEFVRSVKKPKKVRGWGPRVQKGYRVRGELRPGEKKI, from the exons ATGCTTGCGGTGCTGCAGAGGACGCGCAGTGCAATCAGCAACATCGGTGTGCGGTTTGCGTCGACATCTGCGCAGCGCAGAGTCCCGTCTCCACGAA ACAAAGTCGACTCGCCCAAAGCCTTTCTCGAAGCCATTTCCAAGCCACGCCGCGACCTTGTCAACAATTCAGCATGCGTATCTGCCCTGGGTGAGGACTGGGATGCGATGTTCTCGATGAACTCGGAAAAACTCAAGGGCGCAGGTGTACCTGTGAAGGAGCGCAAGTATATCTTGTGGGCCCTGGAAAAATACCGTCAGGGACTCGAACCCTCCGAGTTTGTACGCAGCGTCAAGAAGCCCAAGAAAGTGCGTGGATGGGGCCCGCGTGTGCAGAAGGGATACCGTGTGCGTGGTGAGCTTCGCCCAGGCGAAAAGAAAATATAG
- a CDS encoding citrate lyase subunit beta-like protein: MRGTRVVSRAAAWRSLLYVPGSSDKMLAKSRSVRADMLVYDLEDSVARHRKQAARSMVAEALSSAPPGGPTLGVRINAPSSEPDLARADVDAVLRSERVESLVLPKVESARDLALVASAASPSVPLSLVLSVESASSLLRMPTILEHASLGPHVRVAALLFASEDYCAATGVQRTRDLRSLLYPRAQMATIAKAYGLQAIDMVCIEYKDDAYLREECRDGASLGFDGKQAIHPAQLDAIHAAYSPSKEDVDMARAVLDAYRQGAREGRGAVGLAHHGKEIMIDAPMLLQAQRTLERAGITP; encoded by the exons ATGcgagggacgcgcgtcgtgtcacgagccgccgcgtggcgcagcCTGCTGTATGTGCCAGGCAGCTCGGACAAGAtgctggccaag AGCCGCAGCGTGCGGGCTGATATGCTCGTGTATGACCTGGAAGACAGCGTCGCACGGCACCGCAAGCAGGCGGCCCGCAGCATggtggcggaggcgctgTCTTCGGCGCCGCCGGGTGGCCCGACGCTCGGTGTGCGTATCAATGCGCCGTCGAGTGAGCCGGACCTCGCGCGAGCTGACGtggacgccgtgctgcgcagcgagcgtgtCGAGTCGCTGGTGCTGCCGAAAGTCGAGAGTGCCCGCGATCTGGCACTCGTagccagcgccgcttcgcCGTCTGTGCCGctgtcgctcgtgctgtCGGTCGAGAGTGCGTCCTCGCTGCTTCGTATGCCGACGATCCTCGAGCATGCCTCGCTCGGGCCGCACGTACGCGTGGCCGCGCTCCTGTTTGCGAGTGAGGACTATTGTGCCGCTACTGGCGTGCAGCGCACACGCGACCTGCGGAGCCTGCTGTATCCGCGCGCGCAGATGGCGACGATCGCGAAGGCGTACGGACTCCAGGCGATCGACATGGTGTGCATTGAGTACAAGGACGACGCGTACCTGCGGGAGGAGTGCCGAgacggtgcgtcgctgggcTTCGACGGCAAGCAGGCGATTCATCccgcgcagctcgacgcgATTCATGCGGCGTATTCGCCATCCAAGGAGG ACGTGGACATGGCTCGCGCGGTGTTGGACGCCTACAGGCAAGGCGCGAGGGAGGGCCGGGGCGCCGTGGGCCTCGCGCACCATGGCAAGGAGATCATGATTGATGC AcccatgctgctgcaagcCCAACGCACGCTCGAGAGGGCCGGTATCACTCCATAA
- a CDS encoding adenine phosphoribosyltransferase, producing the protein MADIELLKTKFQYHADWPKKGILFCDVLPVLRDPITFEILLTNIMSHVFTQTLPRLAQQGAESRINYVVGLDARGFLLGPVIAQRLGAGFVPVRKQGKLPGACVQATFEKEYGADVFEMQRDAIPAGANVLVVDDLIATGGSAAAAGSLVRQLQARVVEYVFVVSIPCLKGADKLDAPEYHLVEMD; encoded by the coding sequence ATGGCGGACattgagctgctcaagaccAAGTTTCAGTACCACGCCGACTGGCCGAAGAAGGGCATTCTGTTCTGCGATGtgctgcctgtgctgcGGGATCCGATCACGTTCGAGATCCTGCTGACGAACATCATGTCGCACGTCTTTACGCAGACGTTGCCGCgtctggcgcagcagggGGCCGAGTCGCGCATCAACTATGTAGTGGggctcgatgcgcgtggATTCCTGCTGGGTCCTGTgattgcgcagcgcctgggCGCGGGCTTTGTGCCGGTGCGCAAGCAGGGCAAGCTGCCTGGTGCGTGTGTGCAGGCGACGTTTGAGAAAGAGTATGGGGCGGACGTGTTTGAGAtgcagcgcgatgcgatCCCGGCGGGCGCGAATGTGCTCGTCGTGGACGACCTGATTGCGACGGGCggctcggcggcggcggccggctcgctcgtgcgccagctgcaggCTCGCGTGGTCGAGTACGTGTTTGTCGTCTCGATTCCCTGTTTGAAGGGCGCCGACAAGCTCGATGCGCCCGAGTACCATCTCGTCGAGATGGACTAA
- a CDS encoding ER membrane protein SH3: protein MIGVTVAALLATSSFVLGMLSIDWRADHLVLWEQSVSREHVLTALQYYVYTIGARPARYTAVLLVIGTLQVCLLGSKIVMGSENNWLFDGASLFLVCASGVLYMNKIQPYVRALPSVMPPEDSITTAKFQELLILLRELASTHILLSIALIGIILLQCGKYYSVRLQERERNEEVDVRLVRRLRQRQQQERESGAPGRDSEDVLTARAGAH from the exons ATGATCGGCGTCACGGTGGCGGCGCTACTCGCGACCTCGAGCTTCGTGCTCGGTATGCTGTCGATCGACTGGCGCGCAGACCACCTCGTGCTGTGGGAACAGTCTGTGTCGCGTGAGCATGTGCTGACGGCGCTCCAATACTATGTGTATACGATCGGCGCCCGGCCGGCGCGGTACACGGCCGTGCTCCTCGTGATCGGCACACTGCAAGTCTGCCTTCTCGGATCCAAAATCGTCATGGGCTCAGAAAACAACTGGCTTTTTGACGGTGCGAGTCTTT TCCTCGTATGCGCCTCGGGCGTCCTGTACATGAACAAGATCCAGCCTT ACGTCCGCGCCCTTCCCTCCGTCATGCCCCCCGAAGACAGCATCACTACGGCCAAGTTCCAGGAACTGCTCATCCTTCTTCGCGAACTCGCCAGCACCCATATCCTCTTGTCGATCGCCCTGATCGGCATTATCCTGCTCCAGTGCGGCAAGTATTACAGCGTCCGATTGCAAGAGCGCGAAAGAAACGAGGAAGTCGATGTCCGTCTCGTGCGTCGCttgcgccagcgccagcagcaagagcgcgagagcggcgcgcccgGCCGCGATAGCGAGGACGTGCTCACAGCTCGTGCCGGCGCGCATTAA
- a CDS encoding ATP-binding cassette, subfamily B (MDR/TAP), member 6 codes for MTSVLPELQAVQPIAHVVLIMLLTHQRALVHRVRVCLGMDRQVALEDEADLPRHRLPQPVVGAQHERYVKAVRYVMMTIAGTFLLSGVLVALEAVMPPRVWRPSLPAWHMILVQALGGLVAWGLLTLVVLREEQKQVPLRSCRTRMVATLVLGWAFDGTQLVWHAALADTAPWTLAQVGIVAVRALLLYPLLLYVALCQRVSYVPQAAPAAPAAPSASFSSLLSRVRVLFPYLWPSQSPKLQLLALSCVGLLFLGRLVNLLVPMALGRVVEALSTHKDPWLPILFFAALKLFQGTGGLLNVVQNLLWYPISWYSDMHMSRLMFDRVLNLSMSYHTRRKTGELIRTLDRGTALNNFFEYLLFSLTPVFVDIVVAIVYLSMTFGPMIGLILLAIMCVYTYLSVRMTTWRTKLRREVNSRDSACRSITTDVLLNYETVKSYGNEAFESERFATALGAYQEAAYQVMLSLHMLNLMQNLILSFGTLFSVLAVAWTVVSGRTSASQFVVFVTYLQQVYAPLNMLGTLYRVVNQNLVDTDKLMELLNEDVDIRDAPGAPEMQVPHGEIEFQDVHFSYDNNEHMALRGMSFKIHAHQRVALVGESGSGKSTVLRLLYRFYDVTRGRILIDGQDLRDVQQQSLRQAIGIVPQEPSLFHTDVRSNIRYGDVHASDEAVETAARAAQIHDRITEFPQGYDTMVGERGVRLSGGEKQRVAIARTILKNPPILLLDEATSALDSQTERLLQSALHTLMHGRSSLTIAHRLSTIIHSDLILVADRGQIIEAGTHEELIARGGKYSALWLQQSKTQAEQDAERSAAHACAPAAPEAPPADAPPAEAAPNAPPAANPSAPMSRSAKRRQQRRRKH; via the coding sequence ATGACGTCCGTGTTGCCTGAgctgcaggccgtgcagcCCATAGCCCATGTGGTGCTCATCATGCTCCTGACGCATCAGCGCGCTCTCGTGCACAGGGTGCGTGTATGCCTCGGCATGGATCGCCAAGTGGCGctggaggacgaggcggacCTGCCGCGCCACCGCCTGCCTCAGCCCGTAGTGGgggcgcagcacgagcgctACGTAAAGGCCGTGCGCTATGTGATGATGACGATCGCAGGCACGTTCCTGCTCTCGGGCGTGCTCGTTGCACTCGAGGCCGTGATGCCGCCGCGTGTGTGGCGGCCGTCCCTGCCGGCATGGCACATGATCCTGGTCCAGGCCCTTGGTGGCCTCGTCGCGTGGGGCCTCTTgacgctcgtcgtgctgcgcgaaGAGCAGAAGCAAGTCCCTCTTCGATCATGCCGCACGCGCATGGTCGCcacgctcgtgctgggctGGGCCTTCGAtggcacgcagcttgtctggcatgcggcgctggccgaCACGGCGCCCTGGACACTCGCTCAGGTCGGCATCGtggcggtgcgtgcgcttcttctATACCCGCTCCTTCTGTACGTCGCGTTGTGCCAGCGTGTGTCGTACGTGCCCCAGgcggcgcccgccgcgcccgcggcgccgtccgCCTCCTTCAGCTCGCTGCTATCGCGTGTGCGGGTCCTGTTTCCGTACCTGTGGCCGTCCCAGTCGCCGAAACTGCAGCTTTTGGCGTTGTCGTGTGTCGGTCTCTTGTTCCTTGGGCGCCTGGTCAACCTGCTCGTGCCGATGGCGCTgggccgcgtcgtcgaggcgctgagCACGCACAAAGATCCATGGCTGCCGatcctcttcttcgccGCGCTCAAGCTGTTCCAGGGCACAGGTGGCTTGCTGAATGTCGTGCAGAACCTGCTGTGGTACCCGATCTCGTGGTACTCGGACATGCACATGAGCCGCCTCATGTTCGACCGCGTGCTGAACCTGTCCATGTCGTaccacacgcgccgcaaGACGGGCGAGCTGatccgcacgctcgaccgcggcacggcgctcaaCAACTTTTTCGAGTACTTGCTCTTCTCGCTCACGCCCGTATTTGTCGATATCGTGGTCGCGATTGTGTACCTGTCGATGACGTTTGGCCCCATGATCGGGCTCATCCTGCTCGCCATCATGTGCGTGTACACGTACCTGAGTGTGCGCATGACGACGTGGCGGACCAagctgcgccgcgaggTGAATAGCCGCGactcggcgtgccgctcgatCACGACGGACGTGCTCCTCAACTATGAGACGGTCAAGAGCTACGGCAACGAAGCGTTCGAGTCGGAGCGCTTCGCCACCGCGCTTGGCGCGTACCAAGAGGCCGCGTACCAAGTCATGCTCAGCCTCCATATGCTCAACTTGATGCAGAATCTGATCCTGTCCTTCGGCACGCTCTTCTCGGTGCTGGCCGTGGCGTGGACCGTCGTGTCCGGCcgcacgtcggcgtcgcagTTTGTCGTGTTTGTGACGTACCTGCAGCAAGTGTATGCGCCGCTCAacatgctcggcacacTCTATCGTGTCGTGAACCAGAATTTGGTCGATACCGACAAGCTGATGGAGCTGCTGAACGAGGACGTCGACATCCGCGATGCACCCGGGGCGCCGGAGATGCAGGTGCCCCACGGCGAGATTGAGTTTCAGGACGTGCACTTTTCGTACGACAACAACGAGCACATGGCCCTACGCGGCATGTCGTTCAAGATCCACGCGCACCAGCgcgtggcgctcgtggGCGAGAGTGGCTCGGGCAAGTCGACGGTGCTCCGGCTGCTGTACCGCTTCTACGACGTGACACGCGGCCGCATCCTGATCGATGGCCAGGacctgcgcgacgtgcagcagcagagtctgcgccaggccatcggcatcgtgccgCAGGAGCCATCCCTGTTTCACACGGACGTGCGCTCCAACATCAGGTATGgcgacgtgcatgcatccgacgaggccgtcgagaccgcagcgcgcgccgcccagATCCACGACCGGATAACCGAGTTCCCGCAAGGGTACGACACGATGGTCGgtgagcgaggcgtgcGCCTGAGCGGTGGGGAAAAGCAGCGCGTGGcgatcgcacgcacgatcCTCAAAAATCCCCCGATCTTGCTGCTCGACGAAGCGACGTCGGCTCTCGATAGCCAGACGGAGCGCTTACTGCAgtcggcgctgcacacgctcatGCACGGCCGCTCGTCTCTGACGATTGCGCACCGCCTCTCGACGATCATCCATTCCGACCTGATTCTCGTCGCCGACCGCGGTCAGATCATCGAGGCTGGCACGCACGAAGAACTGATCGCTCGCGGCGGCAAGTACAGCGCGCTGTGGCTGCAGCAGAGCAAGACAcaggccgagcaggacgctgagcgcagcgcggcgcacgcatgcgcgccagccgcgccggaggcgccgcctgccgacgcaccgcctgcTGAAGCGGCCCCCAACGCACCACCCGCCGCCAACCCATCCgcgcccatgtcgcgctcggccaagCGTCGGCaacagcgccgccgcaaGCATTAG
- a CDS encoding vesicle transport through interaction with t-SNAREs 1 produces MTDLFESYASDFAQLQKSIEARLAVDFTSMSADTRRSALRHADAEAEEAGELVMQMELEVQSFPTSVRDRYMKELHALKESLDKLQLDIRAKQGDRTPYGSSGLPLDDHTYTDLEANDEAYQRQRLLQGTQVLERGSERLARSTRLALETEDVGAGILQDLQRQREQIEHSRDTLHGADAHIDRSSRTLQQMIRRAKQQKLVTTSIIVVLVLLILLILYAKLF; encoded by the exons ATGACAGACTTGTTTGAATCGTACGCGTCAGActttgcgcagctgcaAAAGTCGATtgaggcgcgtctcgccgTCGACTTCACAAGTATGTCGGCAgacacgcgccgctcggcaTTACGGCAtgccgatgccgaggcggaAGAGGCCGGCGAGCTAGTAATGCAGATGGAGCTCGAGGTCCAATCATTCCCCACGAGCGTGCGAGACCGATACATGAAAGAGCTACATGCACTCAAAGAGAGCTTGGACAAGCTGCAACTCGATATTCGCGCAAAGCAGGGCGATCGGACACCCTATGGCTCGAGTGGTCTGCCGCTCGACGACCATACGTATACAGATCTCGAGGCCAACGACGAAGCATaccagcggcagcgtctGCTGCAAGGCACACAGGTCCTAGAACGCGGATCtgagcgcctcgcacgCTCCACGCGCCTGGCACTGGAGACGGAAGATGTGGGCGCTGGGATCCTGCAAGACTTACAACGTCAGCGTGAGCAGATTGAGCATAGTCGCGATACG CTCCATGGTGCAGATGCACATATCGATCGGTCTTCACGCACGTTGCAGCAAATGATTCGACG TGCCAAGCAGCAAAAGCTCGTCACGACCAGCATCATtgtcgtcctcgtcctcctcatcCTCCTCATTCTGTATGCCAAGCTGTTCTAG
- a CDS encoding mitochondrial pyruvate dehydrogenase kinase, with the protein MSLRNGTRFAVYGVPMRLLARHLEHTPQPITLPYLLAHGGQPGKPPTPEELLRSAQYTQKELPVRLARRVRQFYSLPFIVGTNPYIQDVARLYASSFQRLCELPAIHSLEDNDVFTHELRELVHEHADLVPTLARGFMECKMYMDNERISRFLNAALHSRIGIRLIAEQHLALTESAHKARNSDDLASTTTSPTSVGIIDTQMSPVEVIQQSGAYVQALCEATFEMAPVIQFEGDLDARTVGIPVHLDYVMTELLKNSFRATTEMFLSRHPSGSAEDLPPIIVTLSSGPSQITIRIRDEGGGIPPENMSQIFSYAFTSVPTQSDEAQSGDDAATHGLSSSMGTLAGLGYGLPLSRLYLNYFGDSDLDIESLYGYGCDTFVKLSRLIGTSNVQI; encoded by the coding sequence ATGTCACTACGGAATGGCACGCGCTTTGCCGTGTATGGTGTGCCGATGAGGCTATTAGCCCGGCATTTGGAGCATACTCCACAGCCTATCACGCTGCCGTATTTGCTGGCGCACGGCGGACAACCTGGCAAGCCACCGACGCCCGAGGAGTTGCTGCGGTCGGCCCAGTACACACAGAAGGAGTTGCCGGTGCGACTGGCGCGGCGGGTGCGCCAGTTTTATTCGCTGCCGTTTATTGTCGGGACGAATCCTTACATCCAAGATGTTGCTCGGCTGTATGCGTCGTCGTTTCAGCGGTTGTGTGAGCTGCCGGCCATACACTCGCTCGAAGACAATGACGTATTTACGCATGAGCTACGTGAATTGGTGCATGAGCATGCGGATCTTGTGCCGACGCTGGCTCGCGGCTTTATGGAGTGTAAGATGTACATGGATAATGAGCGTATTTCCCGGTTTTTGAatgccgcgctgcacagCCGTATCGGCATTCGTCTGATCGCCGAGCAGCATTTGGCACTGACGGAGAGTGCTCACAAGGCGCGAAACTCGGACGATTTGGCGAGCACGACAACATCGCCCACGAGCGTTGGCATTATTGATACACAGATGTCGCCCGTCGAGGTGATCCAGCAGAGCGGCGCCTATGTCCAGGCGCTGTGTGAGGCCACGTTTGAGATGGCGCCCGTCATCCAGTTTGAGGGCGATCTCGATGCACGCACGGTCGGTATCCCTGTGCACCTTGACTATGTCATGAcggagctgctcaagaacTCGTTCCGTGCGACGACGGAGATGTTCTTATCGCGGCATCCCTCGGGCTCAGCGGAAGATCTGCCGCCGATCATCGTAACCCTGTCCAGTGGACCGAGCCAAATCACGATACGGATCCGAGACGAGGGAGGCGGTATTCCACCGGAAAACATGTCGCAAATCTTTAGCTATGCGTTTACGAGTGTGCCGACACAGTCGGATGAGGCGCAAAGCGGCGATGATGCCGCGACTCACGGActgagcagcagcatggGCACCTTGGCAGGTCTCGGATACGGTCTGCCGCTGTCGCGGCTATACCTCAACTACTTTGGCGACAGCGACCTCGACATTGAGAGTTTGTATGGGTACGGTTGTGACACGTTTGTCAAGCTGTCGAGGCTGATTGGCACGTCGAACGTGCAGATTTAA
- a CDS encoding sensor protein CreC → MSRTIELRAPEGVYTRRDWTNPLQHRTAGQNDAPTSPTSHESAATSSRYACMNEVPHMSAAIIRPRHATHADASSSVPGALVSQGLEAEAWGDATPLRSARPKLSLRTLGGSFIVRSNQYQDMSKIVNHRTEPTLFTMINASKTLFWYANVHQKMKEPAGRIMFTHAPLCHDINQHTCRHDRMDVVVGLSSGDIVWMDPIQYRCSRMNKNGMVTSSPVRQIRWVPGHETQFVSAHSDGTVLVWDVERDDPPEGFQKAPSDPAWDPRASIVVEEPQLQTDSPSGGMLKMGRSKDHSPVLYNPLSVWHVSRRAITDMAFSPDGRFLAFTSEDKLLHIVDFSRKTLIHTMASYFGGLTCVCWSQDGRILLTGGQDDLLTIWAAKEGHVVARAQGHHSYVSAVAFDPWCHKGSSYDAYRLISAGEDGNVCFWDFSSWSLHRPRAAPNQRALPLQTTASQVFVPAQSRAEVPMLHPTASFRMPTSVPCGLRIAPNYLMVLHLDSEMALFSRPRRFTHGHTVDHEPVPTHTTTSSPEEPPAASELPRSPTQRQMFRRTMSPFTLGLRKT, encoded by the exons ATGTCGCGGACCATCGAGTTGCGAGCGCCCGAAGGCGTGTATACACGCAGAGACTGGACGAATccgctgcagcatcgaACGGCAGGGCAGAACGACGCACCTACCTCGCCCACCTCCCACGAAAGTGCAGCGACCTCGTCTCGATATGCATGCATGAACGAGGTACCGCATATGAGCGCCGCCATCATCCGGCCACGccatgcgacgcacgctGATGCAAGTAGCTCGGTGCCTGGTGCATTGGTGAGTCAGGGCCTGGAGGCAGAGGCGTGGGGCGATGCCACGCCCCTACGCTCTGCGCGGCCCAAGCTGAGTCTACGGACCTTGGGCGGCTCCTTCATTGTCCGCTCAAACCAGTACCAAGACATGTCCAAGATTGTCAATCACCGGACGGAACCTACGCTGTTCACG ATGATCAATGCATCCAAAACCCTGTTTTGGTACGCCAATGTGCACCAAAAAATGAAGGAGCCTGCAGGCCGCATTATGTTCACCCATGCCCCTCTGTGCCACGATATCAATCAACATACGTGCAGACATGATCGTATGGATGTAGTCGTCGGACTCTCGAGCGGCGACATCGTGTGGATGGATCCCATACAGTACCGTTGCTCGCGAATGAACAAAAATGGCATGGTGACCTCATCGCCCGTCCGGCAAATTCGGTGGGTGCCTGGACACGAAACGCAATTTGTGAGCGCGCATAGCGATGGTACTGTCTTGGTGTGGGACGTGGAACGCGATGATCCACCGGAAGGATTTCAAAAAGCACCTTCTGACCCCGCCTGGGATCCGCGCGCATCTATCGTCGTCGAAGAGCCCCAGCTTCAGACGGATTCTCCGAGTGGCGGCATGCTCAAAATGGGACGATCCAAGGATCACTCACCTGTACTCTACAATCCCTTATCCGTGTGGCATGTCTCTCGACGCGCCATCACTGACATGGCCTTCAGCCCCGATGGGCGGTTCCTGGCTTTCACGAGCGAAGACAAGCTCCTACACATCGTCGACTTTTCGCGCAAGACATTGATTCATACCATGGCCTCGTACTTTGGTGGGCTGACTTGCGTGTGTTGGTCGCAGGACGGCCGCATCTTACTGACCGGTGGACAAGATGACCTACTAACCATTTGGGCCGCGAAGGAGGGACATGTCGTGGCTCGCGCTCAGGGCCATCATTCATACGTATCGGCTGTGGCATTCGACCCTTGGTGCCATAAGGGGTCTTCGTATGATGCCTATCGTCTGATCTCTGCGGGCGAAGACGGAAACGTATGCTTCTGGGACTTTTCGAGCTGGTCACTGCATCGTCCGCGTGCTGCACCCAACCAGCGCGCTTTGCCTCTACAAACGACTGCGTCGCAAGTGTTCGTGCCGGCCCAGTCCCGGGCCGAGGTGCCTATGCTGCACCCCACGGCCTCGTTCCGCATGCCCACATCCGTACCATGCGGCCTCCGTATCGCACCAAACTACCTAATGGTCTTGCATCTCGACAGCGAAATGGCATTGTTCAGTCGACCAAGACGCTTCACTCATGGCCACACGGTAGACCACGAGCCTGTGCCTACTCATACCACGACATCCTCACCTGAAGAGCCTCCCGCGGCGTCCGAACTACCACGCTCTCCCACACAGAGACAAATGTTCCGGCGCACCATGTCGCCTTTTACCCTGGGTCTGCGTAAAACATAA
- a CDS encoding component of the EKC/KEOPS complex, with the protein METVCLPDAFPRAYRCVYMAQFEGVRNGGELRDALIRASKADDDAERRRVDFAFVDARLVQSRQQLMTAIVQAIVGAMRRDPKRPDAEVGLKTPSIHSDLLWTLHSNNNIAEALRRFGVSRTTRTLILVRVAPPLDAGELVQHMTQLVDGTLQTRGLSLPSPALAWSELGTAYKIQDTPAFQHPDTSQVDALICSMVASKYVGA; encoded by the coding sequence ATGGAGACGGTGTGCCTGCCCGATGCGTTCCCGCGCGCGTACCGGTGCGTGTACATGGCGCAGTTTGAGGGCGTGCGGAATGGTGGCGAGCTGCGGGATGCGCTGATCCGTGCGTCCAAGGCGGACGATGACGcggagcggcggcgcgtcgacTTTGCGTTtgtcgacgcgcgtctcgtgcaGAGccggcagcagctcatgACAGCGATTGTGCAGGCGATCGTgggcgcgatgcgccgcgatccCAAGCGTCCAGACGCCGAGGTCGGCCTCAAGACGCCGTCGATCCACTCGGACCTCCTGTGGACACTCCACAGCAACAACAACatcgccgaggcgctgcgccgctttggcgtctcgcgcacgacgcgcaccCTCATCCTCGTGCGCGTAGCGCCGCCCCTGGACGCGGGagagctcgtgcagcacatgacacagctcgtcgacggcacgctgcAGACGCGCGGCCTCTCGCTGCCGTCGCCCGCGCTCGCGTGGAGCGAGCTTGGCACCGCCTACAAGATCCAGGACACGCCCGCGTTCCAGCACCCAGATACCTCGCAAGTCGATGCCCTCATCTGTTCTATGGTCGCATCCAAGTACGTAGGCGCGTAA